In the Balaenoptera musculus isolate JJ_BM4_2016_0621 chromosome 2, mBalMus1.pri.v3, whole genome shotgun sequence genome, AagtacttacattttttttttaaatagcaaaacatTCTGGGAGATATGTTAAGAaaaatgtctaattttttaaattagagataCTTTTATGTTGAGAGACATGTTAAGATATACTTACTGCTTATCTGTCCACAGCAATCAATCCAGAAGTATAAATATGAGATCAACATTTaaccaacaaggaaaaaaaaatactgttacatcagctgatttttctctctttgaattTAATGAGTTTACATCAAAAAATTAGGtagtcattttacatttaaggaataaaaatctttttaaaaaaaaagcaatacaaagaGTGAGAGGATTTTAACcaagtttacatttctttttgctATAGTTTTTAACAATTCATCTCATCATATTACAATGTGCAAATGCATTTGCAGCACCCATTACAATCATGACACTAAATTTAAGGAAGTACATTGTTACTAATGGCCCTCAGAGGAAACTGATTTACCTTCTATTAAAAACTCTACAATATATAAGCATTACGTAATAATGCTACTTCACCACCATTTGTCACAAGAACCATCACCAAAGTTTTCTGGAAATCAGTCCAcacacaaattaaatatttaaaaggtgaAATGTTCCTTATTTTAACTTTAGCaagatctttctttttcattgttaagAAACACTTTAATAGTTTTAAAGTAAAAGCTGTTAAGAGTAGAGTCCAGATAGCTAAAACTGCACTCCTGAGTTCGAACTTACAGATAAGTCTTTTGTAAATAGTTCTCAATAAAAtatcctccctccccatccccctgccccaaatcttgatttttttcttacaaaacttTGGTCAAGAGTAGAAATATATCCAGGCAGATATGTATGCCATATGATAGCAAGAACGGTAAAGCCCAACTAATGACTTTGGGTTTTAGAAATAGAAGGCAATTAAAATGTACTCAAAGTTACATTAAGAAAAGCTTTCACTGGGTAATATTGAAACAGTCACAAAGGTTAAGAAAATACTGATATCAAAGTACAAATGACTACAAtgttaaaatagacaaaaactaCTATACAAGagcctcttttaaaattaaaagtaaagaacACAACACATGAGTCAGGATTGTTTTCCTGTTCAACTCATAAATTTTAGTCTTTATATTCAGAGGGTTGGTTATGTTGACATCTAGTAGAGTTTCTTATGACATCTGATGAAGTCTCGTTCCAACTTCAGACGGTGGCTCTTCCCTAAAGAACTTCTTGATTTTGGTCACATCTTGGTCACTGTACAATTTCAAAGTAGTGCAGTATCGCCATGATGTGCTGAGGCATGAAGACATATCCTGTGTACAGTGCCATCCCCACGATGGAAACCAGCATGGAATCTGAGTTGTAGTTAAGGAAACttcatttaatttactttttctcagTTTATCCAAAACTAAATCCCCAAATTTTTTCAACAATTGTTCTATGTGGAAGTACCCATTCATTTAATGCTTTCTAATACCTACCAAGTATTTATAAAGAACTAATAACTATAATTATAGCCACTAACCTTAACTATGCCTGACACCATTCTAAGTTTTTTAAGCTCATTTTATCTTCACCATCACCTTACATGGTGCGTACTATTATTCTCCCTGTTATATTCCAAAACATCAGGCTGCTtaaaatgaagcagagaaagTGACCCTGTTCaatctaagaaacagaaatgtaTAGGAATAAAATTGTACAGTATTTAATGACTGCAAAAGGTCTACAAGCTTGAACAATAAGAATGTCTGATCCAAGAATTCTAGAATTATTTAAACTAGAATGTGGCTAAGATATTGGCTTTACAGCCAAAGATAAGATCAATCATATACTAGTGACATAAACTGGTAATAGCTGCTACTATTAAACATTtagtagtattattattatcactaaaCTTTGCAACAACATCAAATTAAAGTCACCTTGATAACCTAAACCATAAACATTCTGCCCTGTGGTCCTTTCTCCGCATTCCAAAAGGAATGTAAACTGtatagcgggcttccctggtggcgcagtggttaagaatccgcctgccaatgcaggggacatgggtttgagccctggtccgggaagatcccacatgccgcagagcaactaagcccatgtgccacaactactgagcctgcgctctagagcccacgagccgcaactactgaagcctgcatgccacaactactgcagcccgtgcgcctagagcctgtgcttcgcaacaaaagaagccaccgcaatgagaagccctcgcactgcaaagaagagtagccctgctcctcagaactaaagaaagcccgcgcgcaacaaaaacccaatgcagccaaaaataaataaaaataaaaataaataaatttataaaaaataaataaactgtatatATGCAAGTCAACAAGGAGCCCTCCTCTTGGGCCACACGAAATACTGCTAACAAAAATTATGTAAAACCTGAGGGCTTTTTGCTTTGCAGAGTCATGCTAAGGGGAATATCTACTTCTGACCTGGGACTGtgttttatgcattcattcattcattcattcattcatattctctctctcccctcttcgcCCACCTCCTGT is a window encoding:
- the SPTSSA gene encoding serine palmitoyltransferase small subunit A; amino-acid sequence: MALARAWKQMSWFYYQYLLVTALYMLEPWERTVFNSMLVSIVGMALYTGYVFMPQHIMAILHYFEIVQ